The following are encoded in a window of Rhizobium leguminosarum genomic DNA:
- a CDS encoding type II toxin-antitoxin system RelE/ParE family toxin has translation MPYRVLFAEDAERDIEDLYRFIASRDGAETADRILTEIESACAELEEFPARGNIPKELAGIGISEYRELHHKPWRMIYRILGTDVVVYCVVDGRRDMQSFLERRLIRA, from the coding sequence ATGCCATATCGTGTTCTTTTCGCCGAGGACGCGGAACGCGACATCGAGGATCTCTATCGCTTCATCGCTAGCCGCGACGGCGCCGAGACGGCGGACCGCATCCTGACGGAAATCGAGAGTGCCTGCGCCGAGCTTGAAGAATTCCCCGCCCGCGGAAATATTCCGAAGGAGTTGGCGGGGATCGGAATTTCCGAATATCGGGAACTGCACCATAAGCCGTGGCGCATGATCTATCGGATATTGGGCACGGATGTTGTCGTCTACTGCGTCGTAGACGGGCGTCGCGACATGCAGAGTTTTCTGGAGCGAAGGCTTATCCGCGCTTAG
- a CDS encoding helix-turn-helix domain-containing protein has product MEPDLEVIQIRPGESFATKAHGYPYHTVRWHFHPEYELHLVVATTGRYFVGDFIGEFEPGNLLLAGPNLPHNWISDVPTGSSIPLRCQLIQFSENFIIDTMKVLAELGPFEPVLEASRRGVLFGAETSRQVAPLMNEVQQAQGVRRIELFMMIVGLLSRAQDAQLLASPSYLPDPSGYMSAGINKALAYIGEHLTKSFDEADLAAIAGQSTGAFSRGFRRHTGMSLVQYVKRLRINLACQILMSDDHASIIDICFEVGFNNLSNFNRQFLAEKGMTPSRFRRLLGDNINVAKAA; this is encoded by the coding sequence ATGGAACCTGACTTGGAAGTCATTCAGATCCGCCCGGGCGAATCTTTCGCAACGAAGGCGCATGGCTATCCCTACCATACGGTTCGTTGGCATTTTCACCCGGAATACGAACTTCATCTCGTCGTGGCGACAACAGGACGGTATTTCGTCGGCGACTTCATCGGCGAGTTCGAGCCTGGTAATCTTCTGCTTGCCGGGCCTAATCTTCCACATAACTGGATCAGCGATGTCCCGACGGGATCGAGCATCCCGCTTCGATGCCAGCTCATCCAGTTCAGCGAGAATTTCATCATCGACACGATGAAGGTGCTGGCCGAACTCGGCCCCTTCGAACCTGTTCTCGAAGCCTCCCGTCGCGGCGTGCTTTTCGGCGCCGAGACCAGCCGGCAGGTCGCACCTTTGATGAACGAGGTGCAGCAGGCGCAGGGTGTGCGCCGTATCGAGCTTTTCATGATGATCGTCGGCCTGCTCAGCCGGGCGCAAGATGCGCAGCTTCTCGCCAGCCCGAGCTATCTGCCCGATCCCTCCGGTTACATGTCGGCTGGCATCAACAAAGCGCTCGCCTATATCGGGGAACACCTGACCAAATCCTTCGACGAAGCCGATCTCGCAGCGATTGCTGGACAATCGACAGGCGCCTTTTCGCGCGGCTTTCGCCGCCATACCGGCATGTCGCTGGTGCAATATGTCAAACGCCTGCGCATCAACCTGGCCTGCCAGATACTGATGAGCGATGACCACGCATCGATCATCGATATCTGCTTCGAGGTCGGCTTCAACAATCTGTCTAACTTCAACCGGCAGTTTCTCGCGGAAAAAGGCATGACGCCTTCCCGTTTCCGACGGTTGTTGGGTGACAATATCAACGTGGCAAAGGCGGCCTAG
- a CDS encoding M20 aminoacylase family protein, protein MNIIAHNPRSKDPVERGIAAYLDEIIALRHDLHQYPELAFQELRTSKLVASRLSSWGYEVATGIAGTGIVATLRRGDGKRRIGIRADMDALPIEEATGLAYASSNPGVMHACGHDGHTVILLAAARYLAESGNFSGTLRLIFQPAEEIGAGARKMISEGLFERFPVDAVFGLHNWPGVPTGQFGFVTGPAMASVDQAVIKIIGKGGHGAEPHRAVDPVLASASFITALQSVVSRNVDPQDMAVATIGSIHAGSASNVIPESVEMKLTMRAFSETVRQLLRERIPALARAQAESFGAEADVNYRLGFPALVNHAAETDFARDVAHEALGPAAIEKDFRPRTASEDFAFMLQANPGSYLFVGNGDSAPLHSAHYNFNDAIIAPAARYWVRLAETFLTDDNG, encoded by the coding sequence ATGAACATTATCGCTCACAACCCGCGCAGCAAGGATCCGGTCGAGAGAGGCATCGCCGCCTATCTCGACGAGATCATCGCGCTTCGCCACGACCTGCACCAATATCCGGAGCTTGCGTTCCAGGAGCTCAGGACCAGCAAGCTCGTGGCATCCCGCCTTTCCTCCTGGGGCTATGAAGTGGCGACGGGCATTGCCGGAACCGGCATCGTCGCCACCCTCAGGCGCGGCGACGGCAAAAGACGGATTGGTATTCGCGCCGACATGGATGCGCTGCCGATTGAGGAGGCGACCGGTCTTGCCTATGCCAGCAGCAATCCGGGCGTCATGCATGCCTGCGGCCATGACGGGCATACAGTGATCCTGCTCGCCGCCGCCCGCTATCTCGCCGAAAGCGGCAATTTCAGCGGTACGCTGCGGCTGATCTTCCAGCCCGCCGAGGAAATCGGCGCCGGCGCCCGCAAGATGATCTCGGAAGGCCTGTTCGAACGTTTTCCTGTCGATGCGGTCTTCGGGCTGCACAATTGGCCGGGTGTGCCGACGGGCCAATTCGGCTTCGTCACCGGCCCGGCCATGGCCTCGGTCGATCAGGCGGTGATCAAGATCATCGGCAAGGGCGGCCACGGCGCCGAGCCGCATCGCGCCGTCGATCCGGTGCTTGCCTCGGCCTCCTTCATCACCGCCCTGCAGAGCGTCGTTTCCCGCAATGTCGACCCGCAGGACATGGCGGTCGCAACCATCGGCTCGATCCATGCCGGCTCCGCCTCGAACGTAATCCCTGAGAGCGTCGAGATGAAGCTCACGATGCGGGCCTTCAGCGAGACCGTTCGCCAACTGTTGCGAGAGCGCATTCCCGCCCTTGCTCGCGCCCAGGCCGAAAGCTTCGGCGCCGAGGCGGATGTGAATTACCGCCTCGGCTTTCCGGCGCTGGTCAACCATGCAGCCGAGACGGACTTCGCCCGCGATGTCGCCCATGAAGCACTCGGCCCGGCGGCGATCGAGAAGGACTTCCGGCCGAGAACCGCGAGCGAGGATTTCGCCTTCATGCTGCAGGCAAATCCCGGCAGCTACCTCTTCGTCGGGAACGGCGACAGCGCTCCTCTCCACAGCGCCCACTACAATTTCAACGACGCGATCATTGCGCCCGCCGCCCGTTACTGGGTGCGGCTCGCCGAAACCTTCCTCACTGATGACAACGGGTGA
- the repB gene encoding plasmid partitioning protein RepB: MSPKGRDILKSMVGAVEPTRPEVPSVQQPHRPSGAVKAMNLSLGRLGEEAAAAKALRESLASGDKVLEIDPAAVEMSFIRDRIPVDKDAEFERLKQSIQESGQQVPILVRPDPARTGHYQAAYGHRRLRAAAEIGVRVKAVVRKLTDEELILAQGQENGPRVDLSFIERALFARRMDEHGFGRDMIAKALATDKPETSRLLQVAQTIDPELILAIGPAPKVGRPRWLAFAEKFRETGGQKKARAAISAAGFDALETNSRFDVIWKALEEKSAPQRAEQTLRTQGGAPLALVARSGKTFRITVKSAAFSEFLAQRLIGLAVEFEEENQGK; the protein is encoded by the coding sequence ATGAGCCCAAAAGGACGCGACATCCTGAAGAGCATGGTCGGCGCCGTCGAGCCGACGCGGCCGGAAGTACCGAGTGTGCAACAGCCGCATCGGCCATCTGGAGCGGTCAAGGCGATGAACCTGTCGCTTGGACGGCTGGGAGAGGAAGCAGCCGCCGCCAAGGCGTTGCGCGAATCGCTGGCCTCCGGCGACAAGGTGCTGGAGATCGATCCGGCTGCCGTCGAAATGTCCTTCATCCGCGACCGTATTCCGGTCGACAAGGATGCCGAGTTCGAGCGATTGAAGCAGTCTATCCAGGAAAGCGGACAGCAGGTTCCGATCCTGGTGCGGCCGGACCCGGCAAGGACCGGGCACTACCAGGCCGCCTATGGGCACAGGCGCCTGCGGGCGGCAGCAGAGATCGGGGTTCGAGTTAAGGCCGTCGTACGAAAGCTCACGGATGAAGAGCTGATCCTTGCACAGGGTCAGGAAAATGGCCCCCGTGTCGACTTGAGTTTTATCGAGCGGGCACTGTTTGCGCGCCGCATGGATGAACATGGCTTCGGCCGCGACATGATTGCCAAGGCGCTGGCGACAGACAAGCCGGAAACGTCAAGGCTCCTGCAGGTGGCTCAGACGATCGACCCCGAGCTCATTCTCGCCATCGGGCCGGCCCCCAAGGTCGGCCGTCCACGCTGGTTGGCGTTTGCCGAGAAATTCAGGGAAACGGGCGGACAGAAAAAGGCGCGGGCCGCAATCAGTGCCGCCGGTTTTGACGCGTTGGAGACCAACAGCCGCTTCGACGTCATCTGGAAGGCACTGGAGGAGAAGAGCGCACCGCAGCGGGCCGAGCAGACGCTTCGGACCCAAGGGGGCGCGCCGCTTGCTTTGGTGGCCCGCTCCGGCAAAACCTTTCGTATTACCGTCAAGTCGGCGGCGTTTTCGGAATTCCTGGCTCAGCGGTTGATAGGCCTCGCCGTCGAGTTCGAAGAGGAAAATCAGGGGAAATGA
- a CDS encoding LLM class flavin-dependent oxidoreductase, with amino-acid sequence MAQKHVTFGIMLQGPGGHMNAWKHPSGPADASVNFDFFVKTARKAEAAGIAFAFVADGLYINEQSIPHFLNRFEPIAILSSLAASTSKIGLVGTVSTSYSDPFTIARQFASIDLISGGRTGWNAVTSPLEGSGRNYSREHPEHELRYEIAEDYIDAIKGLWDSWDDDAFVRNRETGVFVDKTKMHRLNHKGRFFRVEGPLNIGRSKQGQPVVFQAGASDSGIRLAGKHADAVFTNGGPFEEAQAFYRQLKDSVIAHGRSAAEVGLYPGIGPIVGATQEEADAKYQAIRNLVTTEEALLYLGRFFDHHDFSVYPLDAPFPELGDIGRNNFRATTDRIKKTAREKGLTLRQVALDSATPRTAFIGTAEHIADEIIRWVDHGAADGFILGFPVIAEGFDDFSGYVLPILTERGYFDPILKGETLRDHLGLPFRESRYATGADQVERGKAVGA; translated from the coding sequence ATGGCTCAAAAACACGTCACGTTCGGCATCATGCTGCAGGGTCCCGGCGGTCACATGAATGCCTGGAAACATCCAAGCGGACCGGCCGATGCCAGCGTCAATTTCGATTTCTTCGTCAAGACGGCGCGCAAGGCGGAGGCGGCCGGCATCGCTTTCGCCTTCGTCGCCGACGGGCTCTACATCAACGAGCAGTCCATTCCGCATTTCCTCAACCGGTTCGAGCCGATCGCCATTCTCTCTTCGCTCGCCGCCTCGACCTCGAAGATCGGCCTCGTCGGTACAGTCTCGACCTCCTACAGCGATCCCTTCACCATCGCCCGCCAGTTCGCCTCGATCGATCTCATCAGCGGCGGCCGGACAGGGTGGAATGCGGTGACCTCGCCGCTTGAGGGCTCGGGCCGCAACTACAGCCGCGAACATCCCGAGCATGAACTGCGCTACGAGATCGCCGAGGATTATATCGATGCGATCAAGGGCCTGTGGGATTCCTGGGATGACGACGCCTTCGTCCGCAACCGCGAGACCGGCGTCTTTGTCGACAAGACGAAGATGCATCGCCTCAACCACAAGGGCCGCTTCTTCCGTGTCGAGGGGCCGCTCAACATCGGCCGTTCCAAGCAGGGCCAGCCGGTCGTGTTCCAGGCGGGCGCCTCGGACTCCGGCATCCGGCTCGCCGGCAAACATGCCGACGCGGTCTTCACCAATGGCGGGCCGTTCGAGGAGGCCCAGGCCTTCTACCGACAGCTCAAGGACAGCGTGATTGCGCATGGCCGCAGTGCCGCGGAAGTCGGTCTCTATCCGGGTATCGGACCGATCGTCGGTGCGACGCAGGAAGAGGCGGACGCCAAGTATCAGGCGATCCGCAACCTCGTCACGACAGAGGAGGCGCTGCTCTATCTCGGCCGTTTCTTCGATCATCATGATTTCAGCGTCTATCCGCTCGACGCGCCGTTCCCCGAACTCGGCGATATCGGCAGGAACAATTTCCGCGCCACCACCGACCGCATCAAGAAGACGGCGCGGGAGAAGGGCCTGACGCTCCGCCAGGTCGCGCTCGATTCGGCAACGCCGCGCACGGCCTTCATCGGCACGGCGGAACATATCGCCGACGAGATCATCCGCTGGGTGGACCATGGCGCCGCCGACGGCTTCATTCTCGGCTTTCCCGTCATCGCCGAGGGCTTCGACGACTTCTCCGGATATGTTCTGCCTATCCTCACGGAGCGCGGTTATTTCGACCCGATCCTGAAGGGCGAGACGCTGCGCGATCATCTGGGCCTGCCCTTCCGCGAAAGCCGGTACGCGACGGGCGCGGACCAGGTCGAACGCGGAAAGGCTGTCGGCGCCTGA
- the repA gene encoding plasmid partitioning protein RepA encodes MPTKAAIVEKAKRASRVSIDETIAQDSTMLSSQLQVLFERLFSPDARKSLRRFSSTETAKLLGVTDSYVRHLAAQVESINPEKTAAGRRVFSLEEIHAMRHHLGRTKPSYLPMRRPGDHLQVIAVTNFKGGSGKTTTSIHLAQFLALRGYRVLAVDLDPQASMSAMLGYQPEFDVGENETLYGAIKYDETRRDVADIVRQTYFPGLDLIPGNLELHEFEHDTPKALADTNRDDKDMFFMRVGNALHSLEQSYDVVIIDCPPTLGFLTLSALCAATSVLITVHPQMLDVASMNQFLTMTSDLLAVVKQAGGNLDYDWMRYLITRYEANDGPQAQIVAFLRSLFGERVLTSMMVKSTAVSDAGLSKQTIYEAGRETMHRQTYDRGVESVDSVNAEVEQLIRSAWSRT; translated from the coding sequence ATGCCGACCAAGGCCGCGATTGTTGAGAAAGCCAAGAGAGCGAGTCGAGTCTCGATCGACGAGACGATCGCGCAGGACTCGACGATGCTCAGCAGCCAATTGCAGGTGCTGTTCGAGCGGTTGTTTTCGCCCGACGCCCGCAAATCGCTACGGCGGTTCAGCAGCACCGAGACTGCCAAGCTGCTCGGCGTTACCGACAGCTATGTTCGCCACCTCGCCGCCCAGGTGGAAAGCATCAATCCCGAAAAGACGGCGGCCGGTCGACGGGTGTTCTCGCTTGAGGAAATTCATGCGATGCGCCACCATCTCGGGCGCACCAAACCCTCCTATCTGCCGATGCGCCGGCCGGGCGACCATCTCCAGGTTATCGCCGTCACCAATTTTAAAGGTGGCTCCGGCAAGACGACGACATCCATCCACCTGGCGCAGTTCCTGGCTCTTCGCGGCTACCGCGTGCTCGCCGTCGATCTCGATCCGCAGGCATCGATGTCGGCGATGCTCGGATATCAGCCCGAATTCGACGTCGGCGAAAACGAGACGCTTTACGGTGCCATCAAATATGACGAAACGCGCCGCGACGTAGCCGACATCGTCCGCCAGACCTATTTTCCGGGGCTCGATCTCATTCCCGGCAATCTCGAACTGCACGAGTTCGAGCACGATACTCCAAAGGCGCTTGCCGACACCAACCGCGACGACAAGGACATGTTCTTCATGCGGGTCGGCAATGCGCTGCATTCGCTGGAGCAGAGCTACGATGTCGTCATCATCGATTGCCCGCCGACCCTCGGCTTCCTGACACTGTCTGCTCTCTGCGCTGCCACCTCCGTCCTCATCACCGTCCATCCGCAGATGCTCGACGTGGCGTCGATGAACCAGTTCCTGACGATGACCTCCGACCTTCTGGCCGTGGTCAAGCAGGCAGGCGGCAATCTCGATTATGATTGGATGCGCTATCTGATCACCCGCTATGAGGCCAATGATGGACCGCAGGCGCAGATCGTCGCCTTCCTGCGCAGTCTGTTCGGCGAGCGCGTGCTGACCTCGATGATGGTCAAGTCGACAGCGGTCTCGGATGCGGGCCTGTCCAAGCAGACAATCTACGAGGCGGGACGCGAGACGATGCATCGCCAGACCTATGACCGCGGGGTGGAATCCGTCGACAGCGTCAATGCCGAGGTCGAGCAACTCATTCGCAGCGCATGGAGCAGGACATGA
- the otsB gene encoding trehalose-phosphatase: MQNLENAVQDDDATQEMLSLVLEEPDHWAMFLDIDGTLLNLAPTPDAIEVPEALPGQLHRLSNKLGGALALVTGRSLAYADELFKPFAFPTAGLHGAEIRNAAGMQTIEATPEFQALKHALTAEAEHYPGVLIEDKGAAVAAHYRLAPEYEKVLEDRMHYYAELAGPNWALQLGKMVFELRPARSSKGDALERFFQSDPFKNRSPITIGDDLTDESMFAVANARGGVSVRVGAIGAPSCATSRLSSSALVRNVIAALAA; encoded by the coding sequence TTGCAGAATTTGGAGAATGCCGTGCAGGACGACGACGCTACTCAGGAAATGCTTTCACTGGTCTTGGAAGAGCCGGATCACTGGGCGATGTTTCTCGATATCGACGGGACGCTGCTCAATCTTGCGCCCACGCCGGATGCGATCGAGGTCCCAGAGGCGCTTCCCGGACAACTTCATCGCCTGTCGAACAAGCTTGGCGGTGCCCTGGCGCTGGTCACAGGACGATCGCTTGCCTATGCAGACGAGCTGTTCAAGCCCTTTGCATTTCCGACAGCAGGCCTGCACGGCGCGGAAATCAGGAACGCCGCTGGAATGCAGACGATCGAGGCGACACCTGAATTTCAGGCGCTGAAGCATGCGCTAACCGCGGAAGCCGAGCACTATCCTGGAGTCTTGATCGAGGATAAAGGTGCGGCCGTTGCCGCCCATTACCGGCTCGCGCCCGAATATGAAAAGGTGCTCGAAGACCGCATGCACTACTATGCGGAGCTCGCCGGGCCGAATTGGGCATTGCAGCTCGGCAAGATGGTATTCGAGCTGCGTCCGGCACGGTCGAGCAAGGGCGATGCGCTCGAGCGGTTTTTCCAGTCCGACCCGTTCAAGAACCGCTCCCCGATTACCATCGGCGATGATCTGACCGACGAGTCGATGTTTGCGGTCGCCAATGCGCGTGGCGGCGTTTCGGTGCGTGTCGGTGCGATCGGCGCCCCGAGCTGCGCCACGAGCCGGCTGTCCTCTTCTGCGCTGGTCCGAAATGTCATTGCTGCCTTGGCCGCCTGA
- a CDS encoding sugar ABC transporter substrate-binding protein, with protein sequence MEMMKFSTQAAGAAVFVLSLLGGTSAFAQTAVSDATVAFLMPDQGSTRYEEHDHPGFVAEMKKLCASCKVLYQNADADIAKQQQQFNSAITQGAKVIVLDPVDSAAAASLVQLAQSQGVKVIAYDRPIPKGKADFYVSFDNKAIGKAIAESLVQHLKAQKVPTEGGGILQINGSPTDAAAGLIKDGIHEGLASGGYKTLAEFDTPNWQPANAQQWAGGQITRFGKQIVGVVAANDGTGGGAIAAFKAAGVDPVPPVTGNDATIAALQLIIAGDQYNTISKPSEIVAAAAANVAVKLLAGETIKAEMTLYDTPAQLFVPAVVTAENLKAEIIDKKINTAEELCTGRYADGCKKLGITK encoded by the coding sequence ATGGAAATGATGAAATTCTCAACACAGGCGGCAGGCGCCGCGGTATTTGTCCTGTCCTTGCTCGGCGGTACTTCCGCCTTTGCGCAAACCGCCGTTTCGGATGCGACAGTGGCATTCCTCATGCCCGACCAGGGCTCGACCCGCTACGAGGAGCACGACCACCCGGGCTTCGTCGCGGAAATGAAGAAACTTTGCGCGTCGTGCAAGGTTCTCTATCAGAACGCCGATGCCGATATCGCAAAACAGCAGCAACAGTTCAATTCGGCCATCACGCAAGGCGCCAAGGTCATCGTGCTGGACCCTGTGGATTCGGCGGCCGCCGCATCGCTCGTCCAGCTCGCACAGAGCCAGGGCGTCAAGGTCATTGCCTATGACCGTCCGATCCCGAAGGGGAAGGCCGATTTCTACGTCTCCTTCGACAACAAGGCGATCGGCAAGGCGATCGCGGAATCGCTCGTCCAGCATCTGAAGGCACAGAAGGTGCCGACCGAAGGCGGCGGCATTCTGCAGATCAACGGTTCACCGACCGATGCGGCTGCCGGGCTGATCAAGGACGGCATTCATGAGGGTCTGGCGAGCGGCGGATACAAGACCCTTGCCGAATTCGACACGCCCAACTGGCAGCCCGCGAACGCCCAGCAATGGGCGGGCGGGCAGATCACCCGCTTCGGCAAACAGATCGTCGGCGTGGTCGCTGCCAATGACGGCACCGGCGGCGGCGCCATCGCAGCTTTCAAGGCGGCGGGTGTGGATCCGGTGCCGCCGGTCACCGGCAATGATGCGACGATCGCTGCGCTGCAGCTGATCATAGCAGGGGATCAGTACAATACGATTTCCAAGCCGAGTGAAATCGTCGCCGCTGCCGCTGCCAACGTCGCCGTGAAGCTCCTGGCCGGAGAAACGATCAAGGCCGAAATGACGCTCTACGACACGCCCGCACAGCTCTTCGTACCGGCTGTCGTTACCGCCGAAAACCTCAAGGCCGAGATCATCGACAAGAAGATCAACACCGCCGAGGAGCTGTGCACCGGCCGCTATGCCGACGGCTGCAAGAAACTCGGCATCACCAAGTAA
- a CDS encoding ROK family protein: MAKSSSDPRDEVNAPLAHGALNLPLVTIDDYNNELRDKDGFVGDNANKKTFQQKLDDWRKRIRKVGDDPIGKTATEKLSKKKIDAILKGDDLAAAALVMGAVEDFAQDFADVIGKFLKDKRWGKTERIVVGGGFRRSHFGELTIARTMVILKAAGIDVEVVPIIHHPDEAGLIGAVHLMPRWMFKGHEAILAVDIGGTNVRAGVVQFGKDDVPNFADASVWESAIWRHADDEPSRTATIEKLVAMLRDLIGKAEKANLKPAPIIGIACPGIIKADGSIERGGQNLPAGNWESDSFNLPAALMKAIPEIGDDSTFVMMHNDAVVQGLSQIPFMNDVSRWAVLTIGTGLGNAHFTNREGSKAR, encoded by the coding sequence ATGGCCAAAAGCAGTTCCGATCCTCGTGATGAGGTCAATGCCCCGCTGGCACATGGCGCGTTAAACCTGCCATTGGTGACGATCGACGACTACAACAACGAACTGCGTGACAAGGATGGTTTCGTTGGCGACAACGCAAACAAAAAGACGTTCCAACAGAAGCTCGACGATTGGAGAAAACGCATCCGCAAGGTCGGAGACGACCCGATCGGCAAGACCGCGACGGAGAAACTCTCCAAGAAAAAAATCGACGCTATTTTGAAGGGCGATGATTTGGCGGCGGCGGCGTTGGTCATGGGGGCAGTGGAGGATTTTGCGCAAGACTTTGCCGATGTGATAGGCAAGTTTCTGAAGGACAAACGCTGGGGAAAGACAGAGCGCATCGTCGTTGGCGGCGGCTTCCGTCGGAGCCACTTTGGCGAACTGACGATCGCCAGGACGATGGTTATTCTCAAGGCGGCCGGCATCGACGTCGAGGTCGTGCCGATCATTCACCACCCCGATGAGGCCGGATTGATCGGTGCGGTCCACCTGATGCCGCGCTGGATGTTCAAAGGTCACGAGGCGATCCTCGCCGTCGATATCGGCGGTACGAACGTTCGCGCCGGCGTCGTTCAATTCGGAAAGGACGACGTGCCGAATTTTGCGGATGCAAGCGTCTGGGAATCCGCCATCTGGCGTCATGCCGACGATGAGCCAAGCCGCACCGCCACCATCGAGAAGTTGGTTGCAATGTTACGGGATCTGATCGGCAAGGCCGAGAAGGCCAATCTCAAGCCGGCGCCGATCATCGGGATCGCATGCCCCGGCATCATCAAAGCCGATGGCTCCATCGAACGTGGCGGACAGAACCTGCCGGCCGGAAACTGGGAGAGTGATAGCTTCAACCTTCCGGCCGCACTGATGAAGGCCATTCCTGAGATCGGTGACGACAGCACATTCGTGATGATGCACAACGATGCCGTTGTGCAGGGATTGTCGCAGATCCCTTTTATGAACGACGTGTCGAGATGGGCGGTGCTGACCATCGGCACGGGGTTGGGCAACGCGCATTTTACCAATCGCGAGGGATCCAAGGCGCGATAG
- a CDS encoding type II toxin-antitoxin system Phd/YefM family antitoxin: protein MKLSEQVKPISYLKAHAPEIIRTLKDNPQPVVITLHGEAKAILQDVGQYEETQETLALLKVLALTNRQVEDGKLRPAAESFARIRKRLADSQS, encoded by the coding sequence ATGAAGCTGTCAGAACAGGTCAAACCGATCAGCTATCTCAAGGCGCATGCGCCGGAGATCATCCGGACGCTGAAGGATAATCCGCAACCGGTCGTCATTACGCTTCACGGAGAGGCGAAAGCCATCCTTCAGGACGTCGGCCAATACGAAGAAACCCAGGAGACACTGGCGCTCCTGAAGGTGTTGGCGCTCACCAACCGGCAAGTCGAGGACGGCAAACTGCGCCCTGCTGCGGAGTCCTTCGCGCGCATCCGCAAACGTCTGGCCGACAGCCAATCCTGA
- a CDS encoding LLM class flavin-dependent oxidoreductase produces MTYLLSLLDKSPIEQGLTAADALRATVKIAARAEELGYHRFWVAEHHNMSNLASSAPEALIAYLLARTSRIRIGSGGVMLQHYSAYKVAETFNLLASLAPGRVDLGVGKAPGGFPLSTRALQLAVDPARKPDFSSQLSDLNIYLAADPNYDGAQATPFPPTAPERFLLGASVESAELAAEKGWELVFAGHLNGDPDNLRRTFEAYERASGGKRPILALAAFAAESEDYARERVGKLRIVKIFLPNGQTVNVGSEEQAAEFARQAGITDYHIEEKVPSVLHGTAEQIRKELDELHRRYGVKEFVLDTPALSVAERLASIELLAKERLSLVA; encoded by the coding sequence ATGACCTACCTCCTCAGTCTTCTCGACAAAAGCCCGATCGAACAGGGTCTGACGGCCGCGGATGCGCTGCGGGCGACGGTAAAGATTGCCGCCCGGGCCGAGGAACTCGGTTATCACCGTTTCTGGGTCGCCGAGCATCATAACATGTCCAACCTGGCGAGTTCCGCGCCGGAGGCGCTGATAGCCTATCTTCTCGCCAGGACATCGAGGATCCGCATCGGCTCCGGCGGCGTCATGCTACAGCACTACAGCGCCTATAAGGTTGCCGAGACCTTCAATTTGTTGGCGTCGCTTGCGCCCGGCCGTGTCGATCTCGGTGTCGGCAAGGCGCCGGGCGGCTTTCCGCTCTCGACGCGCGCCCTGCAGCTTGCCGTCGATCCGGCCAGGAAGCCGGATTTTTCAAGCCAGCTTTCCGATCTCAATATCTATCTCGCCGCCGACCCGAATTACGACGGCGCGCAGGCGACGCCTTTCCCGCCGACTGCGCCTGAGCGTTTCCTGCTCGGCGCCAGCGTCGAAAGCGCCGAGCTCGCTGCCGAGAAGGGCTGGGAGCTTGTTTTCGCCGGTCACCTGAACGGCGATCCCGACAATCTGCGCAGGACCTTCGAGGCCTATGAGCGGGCATCCGGTGGCAAGCGCCCGATCCTGGCGCTTGCAGCCTTTGCCGCCGAAAGCGAGGACTATGCCCGCGAGCGCGTCGGCAAGCTGCGCATCGTCAAGATATTTCTGCCGAACGGCCAGACCGTCAATGTCGGCAGCGAGGAGCAGGCGGCCGAATTCGCTCGCCAGGCCGGCATCACCGATTACCACATCGAGGAAAAGGTGCCGAGCGTGCTGCATGGCACGGCGGAGCAGATCCGCAAGGAGCTGGACGAACTTCACCGCCGCTACGGGGTTAAGGAGTTCGTGCTCGACACGCCGGCGCTTTCGGTTGCCGAGCGCCTGGCCTCCATTGAGCTGCTCGCCAAGGAGCGGCTTTCTCTCGTCGCCTGA